Proteins from a single region of Parasedimentitalea psychrophila:
- the pbpC gene encoding penicillin-binding protein 1C has product MLLVAGNRAFNAWVQRTELPVTLAETSTEVRDRNGALLRAYPVGSGIWRLAVHPDQVDPDYLSMLVRYEDKRFWTHAGVDPTAMLRAAAQALWNFRAVSGGSTLTMQVARLLEDGSTGRWAGKLRQVRLALALERRLSKQQILTLYLTHAPYGGNLEGIRAATLAWFGKEPKRLTASQSALLVALPQSPERRRPDRAPDLARAARDRVLSRMARQGMIDADEMQMAQGEAMPRKMLPFAQLAPHLGDRMRAADPETQRFDLTIDAAVQARMEQLLRDATRQQGERLSAAMVVADYQTGEVLASVGSPGYRDSRRLGFVDMTQALRSPGSTLKPLIYGLAIDEGLVHPETLIHDGPVNFDGYAPQNFDGAFRGDLRVREALQLSLNIPVVKLTNELGAPRIMSALRRAGVAPKLPGGVPGLAIALGGVGVTLQDLVQLYAGLAAGGQGPALSLRLDEVRAQQGRLMSDVAAWQLMDILRGLAPPQGARAGVLAYKTGTSYGHRDAWALGWDGRHVIGVWMGRADGTPVPGVFGGSLAAPVLFEAFGRLKPDFEPLPPPPPATLIVSSAELPRPLRRFRPRGAAFDGPSDAPQLLFPPDGARLSLQDGPLTLKLRGGATPFLVLANGRPVIQGQHLREFEIPNPGRGFSALVVVDGDGRSARATVRLD; this is encoded by the coding sequence GTGCTTCTGGTCGCGGGGAACCGCGCGTTCAACGCTTGGGTGCAGCGCACCGAATTGCCGGTCACCCTGGCGGAAACCTCAACCGAGGTCCGCGACCGCAATGGGGCTTTGCTGCGCGCCTACCCGGTTGGCTCGGGTATCTGGCGGCTGGCGGTGCATCCCGATCAGGTTGACCCGGACTATTTGTCGATGCTGGTGCGCTACGAGGACAAGCGGTTCTGGACCCATGCCGGCGTTGACCCAACCGCCATGCTGCGCGCGGCTGCACAGGCGCTGTGGAACTTTCGCGCAGTGTCGGGCGGATCAACCCTGACCATGCAGGTAGCCCGGCTGCTGGAAGACGGCAGCACCGGCCGCTGGGCGGGCAAGCTGCGTCAGGTCCGGCTGGCGCTGGCATTGGAGCGGCGGCTTAGCAAGCAACAGATCCTAACACTCTATCTGACCCATGCGCCCTATGGCGGCAATCTAGAAGGTATCCGCGCCGCCACCCTCGCGTGGTTTGGCAAAGAACCGAAGCGGCTGACGGCCTCACAATCGGCGCTGCTGGTGGCGCTGCCGCAATCCCCCGAGCGCCGCCGCCCGGACCGGGCGCCTGACCTGGCACGCGCCGCCCGCGACCGGGTGTTGTCCCGCATGGCGCGCCAAGGGATGATTGATGCCGACGAGATGCAGATGGCACAGGGTGAGGCCATGCCGCGCAAGATGCTGCCTTTTGCCCAGTTGGCCCCCCATCTCGGCGACCGGATGCGGGCCGCTGACCCTGAAACCCAGAGATTTGATCTGACCATTGATGCGGCAGTCCAGGCCCGCATGGAGCAGCTCTTGCGGGATGCGACCCGGCAACAGGGTGAGCGGCTGTCGGCGGCGATGGTGGTGGCGGATTACCAGACCGGAGAGGTGCTCGCCTCGGTTGGATCACCCGGCTATCGCGACAGCCGGCGGTTGGGGTTTGTCGATATGACACAGGCGCTGCGATCCCCCGGCTCGACGCTGAAGCCGCTGATTTACGGGCTGGCCATTGATGAGGGGCTGGTCCACCCGGAAACGCTGATCCATGACGGGCCGGTGAATTTCGACGGCTATGCGCCGCAGAATTTTGATGGCGCATTTCGCGGCGATCTGCGAGTGCGCGAGGCGCTGCAGCTGTCGCTGAATATCCCTGTGGTCAAGCTGACCAACGAATTGGGAGCGCCGCGGATCATGTCGGCGCTGCGCCGCGCCGGGGTGGCCCCCAAACTACCCGGAGGGGTGCCGGGGCTGGCCATTGCGCTGGGCGGGGTTGGTGTTACGCTGCAGGATCTGGTGCAGCTCTATGCCGGGCTGGCAGCCGGCGGCCAGGGGCCGGCACTGTCCCTGCGGCTGGATGAGGTCCGCGCGCAACAGGGGCGGTTGATGTCAGATGTGGCGGCCTGGCAGCTGATGGACATCCTGCGCGGGCTGGCGCCGCCGCAGGGCGCGCGGGCCGGGGTGCTGGCCTATAAAACCGGCACATCCTATGGTCACCGAGATGCCTGGGCGCTGGGCTGGGATGGCCGCCACGTGATTGGCGTTTGGATGGGCCGCGCCGATGGTACCCCGGTGCCGGGGGTATTTGGTGGCAGTCTGGCAGCACCAGTGTTGTTCGAAGCCTTTGGACGTCTGAAGCCGGACTTTGAGCCCCTGCCACCGCCGCCGCCCGCAACTTTGATTGTCAGTTCTGCCGAGCTGCCCCGACCACTGCGCCGGTTCCGCCCGCGCGGTGCTGCATTTGACGGCCCCAGCGATGCACCGCAACTGCTGTTTCCGCCAGATGGCGCCCGTCTGAGTCTGCAGGATGGCCCGCTGACCCTGAAACTGCGCGGCGGCGCCACGCCGTTTCTGGTGCTGGCGAACGGGCGGCCGGTGATCCAGGGTCAGCATCTGCGAGAGTTTGAGATCCCCAATCCGGGTCGTGGCTTCTCTGCGCTGGTGGTGGTGGATGGAGACGGCCGGTCGGCCCGCGCCACTGTGCGGCTGGACTAG
- a CDS encoding alpha-2-macroglobulin family protein: protein MIAVCVRFLFFIFMSLSVNSAVWADSLVPPFRFVATKDVDFYGSDLQSIFDTDLQSCVRVCASQDNCVGFSFNSRSNSCFPKSVIGKSSPYVGAFSAQKIQTPASIRAIGETRSSELSFLTPVDLTRASDLARETGLRHPAGSYELDQLIEVAHARAQEGNKTAAMRWMGAAVSLSDQPDLWADYADYLLRITQGNSAQKRKYQERALSAAVNSYLRSEHRGSRTTALVLAAKALEALGRGRDMLPVLRLAEDIQPRRTTAEMLDNAIGKYGFRVNDSTIESDSAAPRICIEFSEELVKSGVDYGDYLKLPDSRMVAEPSGRQLCIDGAEHGQRYRVTLRRGLPAANGEALYRDIELTHYVRDRSASVRFPGRSYVLPKSDLAALPIETVNLTKVELQLRRVSDRNLLRALREGLFGRPLSQWQDEYFSEEIAQEVWTGSADVQGDLNRDMTTRLPLAEAIAGQPVGIYALSARIPGADPYDNPAATQWFVLSDLGISSMSGADGLHVQINGLSDASAKSGVEITLVSRANAVLGTAMTDDSGYAKFAPGLSRGRGASAPAMILAQSGETDFGFLSLTDPGFDLSDRGVEGRPSPGPVDVFLATDRGAYRAGEVINVTALTRDSKAQAIEGLPLIAILSRPDGVEYSRHISDGGQLGGHVFALPVGLSAPRGSWRLDIKSDPKAPALASRQILVEDFLPERIDYTQELPTGGLRPGDNAPLTIEARYLFGAPGAGLTIEGDVSLRAAATVDGWAGYQFGRYDGQSTTQRSYFGNDTTDAQGLATMWIDIPTGAATGKPMTATVTTRLADGSARPVERRLTVAVRPDAPVIGIKPMFEDVVGEGSEAVFSVIALNPDLQAMPMQVKWTLNRVRTHYQWYQLYGDWNWEPTTRRTRIATGEASLSGEPLVLSQPVDWGRYELVIERLDGDGHVSAALDFYAGWYAPADAASTPDRLELSLDRETYQPGDTANLRIVPRAAGTALISVLSNELIERHAVEVPAGASVIPLTVTEDWGSGAYVSAMVIKPMDGATDQTPARALGLAHVSIEQPGQQLTVTVEVPEVARPRGREIATIRVDGASAGGEVWLSVAAVDLGILNLTGFKSPDPSAHYYGQRRLGMELRDIYGRLIDGQNGALGQVRSGGDADTGMRMQSPPPTQDLMSVFSGPLQVDADGTVDVPIELPAFNGTVRLMVVAWSGRAVGQAEQDMLVRDPVVVTASAPRFLAPGDSSRVLLEIVHADGPSGEMALTARVLGTGLQLGDLPASVTLSHQGKATLELAVAALQVGDPEIELTLTTPSGQELVQLLRLPVRANDPVVSQTRRFSLGSGDSFRFSADVFANLRAGTGRAVLSAGPLAKFDVPGLLSSLDQYPYGCTEQVTSKAMPLLYLSSVAQASGLGNGPAVQMRVQDAIAKVLTRQASNGAFGLWRAESGYFWLDAYASDFLSRARAQGYMVPDQAFRQAMDNLRNRVNYAADFDHGGRALSYALLVLAREGAASMGDLRYYADVKGDAFDSPLAAAQLGAALASYGDQTRADKMFTRAAAMIGRSRPEASLWRADFGTHLRDTAAVLALAVEAGSTAISQDYLSNRLIRTEGHRSTQEAAWTLMAAQAMIDTPEDSGLLVDGQPVPGAFVQVLEADAAGQVIEISVASGRSTDITLTTLGVPEVAPEAGGTGFTIKREYYALDGTPIERRDFAVGERFVTVLQISPHENLGARLMVNDPLPAGIEIDNPNLLRSGDLRELDWLDLAEAEHSEFRSDRFLAAVNLHGTGTVTLGYIARAVTPGSFHHPAASVEDMYRPAYRARTATGRVTVR, encoded by the coding sequence ATGATTGCTGTGTGCGTTAGATTTTTATTTTTTATTTTCATGAGTTTGTCGGTCAATTCAGCGGTTTGGGCAGACTCCTTGGTACCGCCCTTCCGTTTTGTCGCCACCAAAGATGTCGACTTCTATGGCTCTGATTTACAATCAATTTTTGATACCGACCTGCAAAGCTGTGTCCGGGTGTGCGCAAGTCAGGACAATTGTGTGGGATTTTCCTTCAATTCCCGGTCGAACTCGTGCTTTCCAAAGAGTGTGATCGGGAAATCAAGCCCTTACGTGGGGGCCTTTTCGGCCCAAAAGATCCAAACACCAGCCTCGATTCGCGCCATAGGAGAGACCCGCAGCTCTGAGTTGTCGTTTCTGACACCGGTTGATTTGACACGTGCCAGCGATCTCGCCCGCGAAACCGGGTTGCGTCATCCGGCGGGCAGCTATGAGCTGGATCAGCTGATCGAAGTCGCCCATGCGCGGGCCCAGGAGGGCAATAAAACCGCAGCAATGCGCTGGATGGGGGCGGCAGTTTCGCTGAGTGATCAGCCGGACCTTTGGGCCGATTACGCCGATTATTTACTGCGCATCACCCAAGGGAACAGCGCGCAGAAACGTAAGTACCAAGAGCGCGCCCTGTCCGCAGCGGTGAACAGCTATTTGCGCAGTGAGCATCGCGGCAGTCGAACCACTGCGTTGGTTCTGGCCGCCAAAGCGCTGGAAGCGCTGGGCCGTGGTCGTGACATGTTGCCGGTCCTGCGCCTTGCCGAGGACATACAGCCCCGCCGAACCACCGCCGAAATGCTGGACAATGCGATTGGCAAATACGGCTTTCGGGTCAACGACAGCACCATCGAAAGCGACAGTGCCGCGCCGCGGATTTGTATCGAGTTCTCTGAGGAATTGGTCAAATCCGGGGTGGATTATGGCGATTACCTGAAACTGCCGGACAGCCGCATGGTGGCAGAGCCCAGCGGGCGCCAGCTGTGTATCGACGGCGCCGAACATGGACAGCGCTATCGCGTGACCCTGCGCCGTGGATTGCCAGCCGCCAATGGCGAGGCGCTGTACCGCGATATCGAGCTGACCCATTATGTTCGGGACCGGTCCGCCTCGGTGCGGTTTCCCGGTCGCTCTTATGTGCTGCCCAAGTCCGATCTGGCGGCGCTGCCGATTGAAACCGTCAACCTGACCAAAGTTGAGTTGCAACTGCGGCGGGTCAGTGACCGCAACCTGCTGCGGGCGCTGCGAGAGGGCCTGTTTGGCCGTCCGCTGTCGCAATGGCAGGACGAGTATTTCTCGGAGGAAATCGCCCAGGAGGTCTGGACCGGGTCCGCCGATGTGCAAGGCGATCTGAACCGTGACATGACCACCCGGCTGCCGCTGGCCGAGGCAATTGCCGGTCAGCCGGTCGGTATCTACGCCCTGAGCGCCCGTATTCCGGGGGCAGATCCCTATGACAATCCGGCGGCGACGCAGTGGTTCGTGCTGTCGGATCTGGGGATCAGTTCGATGTCAGGCGCCGATGGGCTGCATGTGCAGATCAACGGGTTGTCTGATGCCAGCGCCAAATCCGGGGTCGAGATCACTCTGGTGTCACGCGCCAATGCGGTGCTGGGCACGGCGATGACGGATGATAGCGGTTATGCAAAGTTTGCGCCGGGATTGTCACGCGGTCGCGGGGCTTCTGCTCCGGCCATGATTCTGGCCCAGAGCGGCGAGACGGATTTTGGATTTCTGTCGCTGACGGACCCGGGGTTTGACCTCTCGGACCGCGGTGTCGAGGGGCGCCCGTCGCCGGGGCCGGTGGATGTCTTCCTGGCCACGGATCGCGGCGCTTACCGTGCTGGCGAGGTTATCAACGTGACCGCCCTGACGCGGGACAGCAAGGCGCAGGCGATCGAGGGCCTGCCGTTGATTGCCATCCTGTCGCGCCCGGACGGGGTGGAATACAGTCGCCATATCTCGGACGGTGGCCAATTGGGCGGTCATGTCTTTGCTCTGCCGGTTGGACTGTCGGCGCCGCGTGGGTCGTGGCGTCTGGACATCAAAAGCGACCCCAAGGCGCCGGCGCTTGCCAGCCGCCAGATACTGGTCGAGGATTTTCTGCCCGAACGGATCGACTATACCCAAGAACTACCCACCGGCGGCCTGCGTCCCGGTGACAATGCACCGCTGACCATCGAGGCGCGTTACCTGTTTGGCGCACCGGGGGCCGGATTGACGATCGAGGGCGATGTCAGTCTGCGCGCCGCTGCCACTGTCGATGGCTGGGCTGGCTATCAGTTTGGCCGCTACGACGGGCAAAGCACCACCCAACGCAGCTATTTCGGCAACGATACAACCGATGCCCAAGGGTTGGCCACGATGTGGATCGACATCCCCACTGGCGCCGCCACCGGCAAGCCGATGACCGCCACCGTCACCACCCGTCTGGCAGATGGATCGGCCCGCCCGGTCGAGCGACGGCTGACGGTTGCGGTGCGCCCGGATGCGCCGGTCATCGGCATCAAACCGATGTTCGAGGATGTTGTAGGCGAGGGCAGCGAGGCGGTGTTCAGCGTGATCGCTCTGAATCCTGATCTGCAGGCGATGCCGATGCAGGTGAAATGGACCCTGAACCGGGTGCGCACCCATTATCAGTGGTATCAGCTATACGGCGACTGGAACTGGGAACCGACCACCCGCCGCACCCGCATCGCGACGGGTGAGGCCTCGCTGTCAGGCGAGCCGCTGGTGCTGTCGCAACCGGTAGACTGGGGTCGTTATGAATTGGTGATCGAGCGGCTGGATGGCGACGGGCATGTCTCGGCGGCGTTGGATTTCTACGCCGGTTGGTACGCCCCGGCGGATGCCGCCTCGACACCGGACCGGCTGGAGCTGTCACTGGACCGCGAGACCTATCAGCCCGGTGATACCGCCAATCTGCGCATCGTGCCGCGCGCTGCGGGAACCGCGCTGATCTCAGTTCTGTCAAATGAGCTGATTGAACGCCACGCGGTCGAGGTCCCTGCCGGCGCCTCGGTCATTCCTTTGACCGTGACCGAAGACTGGGGCAGTGGTGCCTATGTCAGCGCCATGGTGATCAAGCCAATGGACGGTGCCACTGACCAGACCCCGGCGCGCGCACTTGGGTTGGCGCATGTCAGTATTGAACAACCCGGCCAGCAGCTGACCGTCACCGTGGAGGTACCCGAAGTGGCGCGCCCTCGGGGCCGGGAGATCGCAACAATCCGCGTTGACGGTGCCAGTGCCGGCGGTGAGGTCTGGCTGAGTGTGGCGGCGGTGGATCTTGGTATCCTTAACCTTACCGGTTTCAAAAGCCCGGACCCATCGGCGCATTATTACGGCCAGCGCCGTCTGGGCATGGAATTGCGCGATATCTATGGCCGCCTGATTGACGGCCAGAACGGAGCCCTCGGGCAGGTGCGATCCGGCGGCGACGCCGACACCGGCATGCGGATGCAATCGCCACCACCGACCCAGGATCTGATGTCGGTGTTCTCGGGGCCGTTGCAGGTTGACGCTGACGGTACGGTAGACGTCCCGATTGAATTGCCAGCCTTTAACGGCACCGTGCGGCTGATGGTTGTGGCCTGGTCCGGGCGTGCCGTGGGGCAGGCCGAGCAGGACATGCTGGTGCGTGATCCGGTGGTTGTCACTGCCTCGGCGCCGCGGTTCCTGGCGCCCGGCGACAGCAGCCGGGTGCTGTTGGAGATCGTCCATGCAGACGGCCCAAGCGGCGAGATGGCGCTGACAGCGCGGGTGCTGGGGACGGGTCTACAGTTGGGGGACCTGCCAGCCTCGGTGACGCTGAGCCATCAGGGCAAGGCGACGCTGGAGCTGGCGGTTGCTGCGTTGCAAGTGGGCGATCCGGAAATTGAGCTGACCCTGACCACCCCCAGCGGCCAAGAGCTGGTGCAGCTGTTGCGGCTGCCGGTGCGGGCCAATGATCCGGTGGTGTCGCAAACCCGGCGCTTCTCGCTGGGGTCGGGGGACAGTTTCCGCTTTAGCGCCGATGTCTTTGCCAATCTGCGCGCCGGAACTGGCCGCGCCGTGCTGTCGGCGGGACCACTGGCCAAATTCGACGTGCCCGGTCTGCTCAGCTCGCTGGACCAATACCCCTATGGCTGCACCGAACAAGTGACCTCCAAGGCGATGCCGCTGTTGTATTTGTCCTCGGTGGCGCAGGCCTCGGGGCTGGGCAATGGACCGGCGGTACAGATGCGGGTGCAGGACGCCATCGCCAAGGTGCTGACCCGACAGGCCAGCAATGGCGCCTTTGGGTTGTGGCGGGCCGAGAGCGGCTATTTCTGGCTGGATGCCTATGCCAGTGATTTCCTCAGCCGGGCGCGGGCGCAGGGCTATATGGTGCCGGATCAGGCCTTTCGCCAAGCGATGGACAACCTGCGCAACCGGGTGAATTACGCGGCTGACTTTGATCATGGGGGCCGCGCACTGTCTTATGCGCTGCTGGTGCTGGCCCGCGAAGGCGCCGCGTCGATGGGCGATCTGCGCTATTATGCCGACGTTAAGGGCGATGCCTTTGACTCGCCGTTGGCGGCGGCCCAGTTGGGCGCGGCCCTAGCGTCTTACGGCGATCAGACCCGCGCTGACAAGATGTTCACGCGGGCGGCGGCGATGATAGGCCGATCCAGACCCGAGGCCTCGTTGTGGCGGGCTGATTTTGGCACTCACCTGCGTGACACCGCTGCGGTTCTGGCGCTGGCCGTCGAGGCGGGCAGCACTGCGATCAGCCAGGATTATCTGAGCAATCGTCTTATCCGCACCGAGGGGCATCGCTCCACGCAAGAGGCCGCATGGACGCTGATGGCTGCGCAGGCGATGATCGACACGCCCGAGGATTCGGGGCTGTTGGTGGATGGCCAGCCGGTGCCAGGTGCCTTTGTGCAGGTGCTCGAAGCGGATGCCGCAGGCCAGGTGATCGAGATATCCGTTGCCTCGGGGCGCAGCACGGATATCACCCTCACCACGCTGGGGGTGCCCGAGGTGGCGCCCGAGGCTGGTGGCACCGGCTTCACCATCAAGCGAGAGTATTACGCCTTGGATGGAACGCCGATTGAGCGCCGCGACTTTGCTGTGGGTGAGAGGTTTGTCACCGTGCTGCAGATCTCTCCGCATGAAAATCTGGGCGCCCGGTTGATGGTCAATGACCCGCTGCCGGCAGGGATTGAGATCGACAATCCCAATCTGCTGCGCTCGGGCGATCTGCGCGAGCTGGACTGGCTGGATCTGGCTGAGGCGGAGCATAGCGAGTTCCGCTCAGATCGGTTCCTGGCAGCGGTCAATCTGCACGGCACTGGTACCGTGACACTGGGCTATATCGCCCGCGCGGTGACACCGGGCAGTTTCCACCACCCGGCGGCCTCGGTCGAAGACATGTATCGCCCAGCCTACCGCGCCCGCACCGCAACGGGTCGCGTTACGGTCCGGTGA
- a CDS encoding response regulator, whose translation MPKSDRLALERRARLAAERLLELKQAELSAANRKLGRHALALTKQIGATQAEVATFRDEVATVRGENEKVKSDLHVANEKIEVAERRLWHSIQTIQDGFAFFGADSKLIGANTAYLNTFEGLEEVTPGISYMRILQILTDEGLVNTGQHNPDEWRQMMTARWVSPTPEPVVIRLWNDSYLKLIDQRGHGGDVVSLALDITSSVHYEEELRTSRERAEAANRAKSAFLANMSHEIRTPMNGVVGMAELLNDTDLSDEQRLYADTIKNSGEALLVIINDVLDYSKIEADKLVLHSEDFDMERCIHEVVMLLQPTARDKGVAMLVDYDLFLPTRFIGDPGRIRQVLTNLVGNAVKFTKAGHVALRVTGVPGEDGANCAIHVAIEDTGIGIPEDKIQHIFGEFNQVEDERNRQFEGTGLGLAISKRLIELMGGSVWVDSEQGKGSCFGFRVPLPMAEGDQPYTAELPTNLRHVLIVDDLPMNCSILQKQMQMLGAEVTTAASGSEALQLMDDTIDLVISDHHMPVMDGVQLATALRQGGWREVPFLLLSSNSNFARDTTTQNLIQGVLQKPVLRNDLFSKLAAMGTVVPDNKPLATPEVATPDTPPPSTAESAASETTEPAPQDPSPDSSAPRLMRILAAEDNKTNQLVFRKMVKDLNIDIRFANNGIEAVEAYNDFSPDLIFMDISMPKMDGKQATSEIRNIEGNSGRHVPIVALTAHAMNGDSEGILAAGLDYYLTKPLRKAVIHQQIERHVPDETQPIQP comes from the coding sequence ATGCCCAAATCTGACAGACTAGCTCTCGAGCGGCGCGCCCGTTTGGCCGCTGAACGCCTGCTTGAGCTCAAGCAGGCGGAACTTTCAGCTGCCAATCGCAAATTGGGCCGTCATGCCTTGGCGCTGACCAAACAGATTGGCGCAACACAGGCCGAGGTGGCAACCTTCAGGGACGAAGTTGCAACTGTTCGGGGCGAGAATGAAAAGGTCAAATCCGACCTGCATGTGGCCAACGAAAAGATCGAGGTGGCCGAACGCCGCTTGTGGCATTCGATCCAGACCATCCAGGATGGCTTTGCCTTCTTTGGCGCCGACAGCAAACTGATCGGGGCAAACACCGCCTATCTCAATACATTCGAAGGCCTTGAAGAAGTCACGCCCGGCATTTCTTACATGCGCATTCTACAGATCCTGACGGACGAAGGTCTGGTCAACACCGGACAGCACAATCCCGATGAATGGCGCCAGATGATGACGGCGCGCTGGGTGTCACCGACCCCGGAACCTGTGGTTATTCGACTGTGGAACGACAGTTATCTCAAACTGATCGACCAACGTGGCCACGGTGGCGATGTCGTCAGCCTTGCGCTGGATATCACCTCATCGGTTCACTACGAGGAAGAACTGCGCACATCCCGAGAGCGGGCCGAGGCCGCCAACCGCGCCAAGTCTGCCTTTCTGGCCAATATGTCTCATGAAATCCGCACCCCGATGAATGGGGTGGTGGGCATGGCGGAACTGCTGAATGACACCGACCTGAGTGATGAACAGCGGCTATACGCCGACACCATCAAAAACTCGGGTGAGGCGCTGCTGGTGATCATCAACGACGTGCTCGACTACTCCAAGATCGAAGCCGACAAACTGGTGCTGCACAGCGAAGATTTTGACATGGAACGCTGCATCCATGAGGTTGTGATGCTGTTGCAGCCTACCGCCCGCGACAAAGGGGTGGCGATGCTGGTGGATTATGACCTGTTCCTGCCAACGCGATTTATCGGCGATCCCGGCCGTATTCGGCAGGTCCTGACCAATCTGGTCGGCAATGCCGTAAAATTCACCAAGGCAGGCCATGTGGCGCTGCGTGTCACCGGCGTGCCGGGTGAAGATGGCGCCAATTGTGCCATCCATGTCGCCATCGAAGATACCGGCATTGGAATTCCAGAGGACAAGATCCAGCATATTTTTGGCGAGTTCAATCAAGTCGAAGACGAGCGGAACCGCCAGTTTGAGGGCACCGGTCTGGGGCTGGCGATCTCCAAGCGTCTGATCGAATTGATGGGCGGGTCAGTCTGGGTCGACAGCGAGCAAGGAAAAGGATCATGCTTTGGGTTCCGGGTGCCACTGCCAATGGCCGAAGGGGATCAGCCCTACACCGCGGAACTGCCCACCAACCTGCGACATGTGCTGATTGTCGATGACCTGCCGATGAACTGTTCTATCCTGCAGAAACAGATGCAAATGCTGGGCGCAGAGGTGACAACCGCAGCCTCGGGCAGCGAGGCTTTGCAGCTGATGGACGACACCATCGATCTGGTGATCAGCGATCACCACATGCCGGTTATGGATGGGGTGCAACTGGCCACCGCGCTGCGCCAAGGCGGCTGGCGGGAGGTGCCGTTCCTGCTGCTCAGCTCAAACTCGAACTTTGCGCGCGACACCACCACCCAAAACCTGATTCAAGGGGTTCTGCAGAAACCGGTGCTTCGGAATGACCTGTTCTCCAAACTGGCGGCAATGGGCACGGTGGTTCCCGACAATAAGCCATTGGCCACTCCAGAGGTTGCGACCCCGGACACGCCCCCCCCCTCAACAGCGGAATCAGCGGCCAGCGAGACCACTGAGCCAGCCCCCCAGGATCCGAGCCCAGACAGCAGCGCACCGCGTCTGATGCGCATTCTGGCCGCCGAGGACAACAAGACCAATCAACTGGTGTTCCGCAAGATGGTCAAAGACCTGAACATCGACATCCGCTTTGCCAACAACGGGATTGAGGCCGTGGAGGCCTATAACGACTTTTCTCCTGACCTGATTTTCATGGATATTTCCATGCCAAAAATGGACGGCAAGCAGGCCACCAGTGAGATCCGCAATATCGAGGGAAATTCCGGTCGCCATGTCCCGATCGTCGCCTTGACCGCCCATGCGATGAATGGGGATTCCGAAGGAATCTTAGCTGCAGGTCTGGACTACTATCTGACCAAACCGCTCCGCAAGGCAGTCATTCACCAGCAGATCGAACGCCATGTCCCCGACGAAACCCAACCGATCCAGCCCTAG
- the yaaA gene encoding peroxide stress protein YaaA, which translates to MLVVISPAKRLDWADRAVAVTQPEFQADVSRLVRTARNLTLGELKKLMSLSDDLARLNRDRFRDFADDPAADITRPAALAFAGDTYLGLEAATLDGDEMAWAQDHLRILSGLYGVLRPLDAIQPYRLEMGSRLKTRRGKNLYEYWRDQLSLSLNAQAQVTAAQVLVNCASKEYFGAVAPKALTLKVITPVFMEDKAGAPKVVSFFAKRARGAMARFIIQNRLRDPEALQDFDIGGYAYQAEMSTAEAPVFLRPYASP; encoded by the coding sequence ATGCTTGTTGTTATCTCGCCGGCCAAGCGGCTGGATTGGGCAGACCGCGCCGTTGCAGTGACGCAGCCGGAGTTTCAGGCGGATGTGTCTCGGCTGGTTCGAACCGCGCGAAATCTGACGCTGGGTGAGTTGAAAAAGCTGATGAGCCTGAGCGACGATCTGGCCCGGCTTAACCGGGACCGGTTCCGCGATTTTGCTGATGACCCTGCCGCTGACATCACCCGGCCTGCGGCGCTGGCCTTTGCCGGGGATACCTATCTCGGGCTTGAGGCGGCGACGCTGGACGGTGACGAAATGGCCTGGGCGCAGGATCATTTGCGCATCCTGTCCGGGCTCTACGGGGTTTTGCGGCCACTGGACGCGATCCAGCCTTACCGGTTGGAAATGGGCAGTCGGTTGAAGACGCGTCGCGGCAAGAACCTGTATGAATATTGGCGCGATCAGCTGAGCCTGTCGCTGAATGCCCAAGCGCAGGTGACGGCGGCGCAAGTCTTGGTGAACTGTGCCAGCAAAGAGTATTTTGGTGCCGTCGCCCCCAAGGCGCTGACGCTGAAAGTGATCACACCGGTGTTCATGGAAGACAAAGCTGGTGCCCCCAAGGTGGTGAGTTTCTTTGCCAAGCGTGCCCGGGGTGCCATGGCGCGTTTCATCATTCAGAACCGCCTGCGTGATCCCGAGGCGCTGCAGGATTTTGATATCGGCGGATATGCCTATCAGGCTGAGATGTCGACGGCAGAGGCACCCGTCTTTCTGCGACCCTATGCCAGCCCGTAA